TTTCTTTGTCAACTTGCAACAGTTTTTGTGACAATTATCTTTGGTTTAGGAGTACAACTCTATTAAATAATGAATTATAGAGAAAAGAAAGCATTTACATCTAGTAACCCGCATCTGAATTTGCAAATAAAATGCCAATTTCCTGAATTCCCATTAGAACAAACTTGGTCAATCAGCAGCCAAGTGAAACATTATTGATGATGAATAAGTTGCATTGGCCATTTCAAAATAATCAATAGAGATAATCAAGTCCCTGACTTCTAGTAACACCTATGTAGAGTGTTACTATTCTTGATCAGACATGGGAAAGTTTAAACTTTTATAAGAGGTGAAACCTCCGTCTATGACCAAGTTCTGGCCACTAACATATTTGGCATCATCACTAGCCAAAAACAGTGCAGCATTGGCCACATCAATGGGCTCACAGTAGGCTCCTTTCAACTCACTCGCGCGATATAACATTTTAACAAGACCTTCATGATCCACTCCCGGGTAGTACGCTTTCATCTCATCGATATAAAATGGGGTTGCAATTGCAAAGGGCGATATGCAATTGATTCTGATTCCGTTTTGGCATAGTTCTGCTGTTACGGATCTCATCATTCCGATCACGCAGGATTTGGTTGTAGAATATGTGGGCTGCGCTAGACCTCCCATCACGCCGGTTACACTAGCGGTGCACAAAATGGAACCTGTCTTCCGCGGGATCATCACCCGAGCAGCGTGCTTAATTCCTGCCACCATCCCTCGGACGTTGATAGCCAAGACCCGATCGAATGCATCAAGGTCAAGGTCAGCTATGTTCCGTGGAGTACGACATGCAATACCTACATGCAGAGAGGGATCCagaatttgtttaatttttatgCACAGACATTTAAAAAAGCCTATTCACAACCAAATGATCACTTATAAGGTAGTTATGAGTCATGAGGTGTTTGTCCAAGCTTTTAGGGAAAAAATAAGTCTTTTTAATTAGTAGCAGAAGgtgtttttcagaagctaaaaaaatagtttttttccGAAAGCACTTTTGGAACTGGCCAAGCATAAATTATTGCTCTATAAggtattttttaaattgattagtcaaacacaaaccattactctccaaaaatattttgacaaaaacCACTTTTCAAGATAAGTAGATTTAGGAAGTTTGACCCAACACGTTATTAGTCTGTATGGTAAGCATTTTGGATACATAAGCTGTTGAAAATAGTAGTAGTACTTGTACTAATTAACATGCTAGCACATGTTATGAGCATAGTTTATATTCTGAATTCTCCTCCGAGTTATACCTGCATTGTTGTACATTACATCTAGCTGTCCGTGGCTGGAGACGGCGAAATCCACTGCATTGGAGACGTCGGATTCTTTTGTGACATCGCAGACCACAAAGGAGGCATTTGGTCCGAGCTCAGAGGCGGTTTCTTGGCCGAGCTGCTTTTGCACATCTGCTATTATGACCTTGGCAccgttgtttatgaattttgtgGCAGTTTCTTTTCCAATTCCACTTGCTGCCCCCGTTATCAGCGCTACCTTGCCTTCTAGTTTCCTGGATTTACAAAATTGCTTAATTTCAACATTTGATGCACAACTCtttttaacataaataaagaattttgtaTACTTAGAAGAAACACTACCGAATTTCCAAAATCACCGTGCTCCGATAGTCTTAACGCACATTGATCTATATATAAGTTGTGGACTCAAATGGGATAAAAGAAGTGTAATCAAATTATTTGGACCTCAACCAACTATTTCAAAGGCTAAGTTAAATAATTGAACGCTTTTGTCCCAACTCATCATTTAAAGGAGATGCACAGTATAGATCACTTTGATTCGATCACATAAACTAGGATCATTTATTTGTTGTGTTCTTTAAAAAAGGACTCTATTTTATCCTCCTTTAGTACGGTAACTATTACCGATTagagggtgtgtttggtacgatgGAAAACGTtttcctagaaaaaaaaattctcaaaaataagtagtttctttacttattttttctttaaaaactttTACCAatcaaacatgagaaaatttaaTCTTTAAATACACCTTTGAAGTTCGAGTGTGAATCAAATTCATATGAGTATGACTTTTAAATAGATACAGATACAAGTTTTGTAGTTGAAAAGTTTTAAATAAACGAAGGAATAAATTCATAGAAATCTTTTTGGCACAATGTAACAAATTTGTTTGAGAAGAGATTTTAAGTCGGTAAATTCTGCTATTTCATACGTATTTGCTCAGATTTCATCTGCCTtccttttcttatatatatatatatatatatatatatatatatatatatatatatgtatgtatatttgtacttactagattgagatttgagaatCACATTGAAGTGACATGGGATATTATATAAGTTCAGACCTTAATTTAATAAATGGGGATAtggcgatatatatatatatatgtattttataaaattttaaagatGTGACATGGAGATCATATAGAGAGTTAATTTAAAATTGGGGATATGGCGCGCATCTtaatgattttataaattttatattccAGATCAGAGATGAAAAATGTCTTAATGAATCTTAAATTTTACTACACAAATTGAGATACCTAACAGGCTAACATGCAATCTTGTCAATTTTTGTCCGTCCAAGAAGATCAACGGCCATGTGACATTAATTATATTCCCTCACTCCCATTTTATGTGTTACGGTTGTTATTTTGAGATTCAAAGAAAAGagattgattattatttttttaaacagaAAATGGTCATATTTGCTCTTTTACTATTggaaataatttatatttgtcctctgttatattttttttcaacaaatatACTCTTATATCATACTTTAGAGTTATATTTATTCCTCACCCATTAAAACTAACTATATTTACCTCTTactcattaaaacttcatttttcagcTTTAAGAAGCTCACGTGTCATGCTTTTAATTGCGAATAAACATACTGAAAATTGTGAGTGTGAGTGAGTGAAAAAGAGAGATTACACACACCTCTCAATGTGAGTAGAGAATTCCTTATTGAAGGGTTGAAGCAGCCGCAAGGATCTGGAAGTGATGCCCCTGAACCTGGAGTTGAGttaaacacaagaaaacaaaaaattgagaTGTAAAGATAAGGTACGCAGTAGGAGATACAATGAAAACAAAAACCGAATACGTCATTGGCATGGGCAGGATTCATGTAATCCTAAATTATTGGACAGTACGAATTAAAGACCCTGTCTTTGATTAATGCTTGACCATTCCCAATTACAAGAACAGAGAAGAGAGAGATATTGAAACAATTACTCcttccgttcatttttacttgtctagtatttcaaaaatagattttcacttttatttatcacttttagcatatcaagaaaagataattttttttttctattttacccatagtattaattattcactttaaatcatttttcaaatctaataaaaatatgcactgATTAATATGGGCACATtgataaattatcatgacttcattattatttcttaaacagcgtAAAAAATctaaagtgaacggagggagtacattaATAGATTTCAATTCTCATCCAGCTGTTTTAACATTTCAGGAATACACGATCTCTCTCAAATTTTTGAGTCTCTTCTCTTTTGAAAGAAGCGGATTTAGAACTAGTCCTATAAATTCAACTGAATCATTCTTTCGTCATTCAACTGTTTAAACAAAATATACCTATAATAATAAGATTATACTTATTCCAAAGTTAATACATACTCCATTATACTTATTCCAAAGTTAATACATACTCtatcgtttcaatttatgtgatacttttcctttttagttagtTTCAAAATAAATTGATATCATTAATGAGACAATTTATAACCACATGAATAtgtatgacttattttagaggATAAGTCTCAAAAGTCTCCCTTTCATTCGTAGACTCCGTGCTCAATCAAACACCTTCACGtaaattaggacagagggaTTGTTCCGGATCTGTCTCTACTAAGTTGTTAGAGGAATTGATGAGAGTGAGAAGACTAACCTTGAAGCCATTCTCAGCATGTTggcttcttcttcctcttcttcttttagtTAGTTGGAGCTTTCAAAGAAAACTGATAAGAAGAGTCACTCTTAGTACTCACTGCTAGCAAATTGGGTTTTAGCAGGCTGGACTTTATATAAGGCATGAGCATATGAATATCAACAGCACATGTGAGAGAGTAGCTATAAGCTCTAGGAATTAATATGATTATATTGAATCCATGCCCTGTTAATATGATCTGTCGGTTCATCACTACATATTCTCTCTCTTTTAAGCCTTATCATAAGTCCAAAATTAGGTAAATctaaaaatagtcatttttgTAAATTAATCATATTCTGAGATTTAAAGATAAATGTACTGAATTTTTGCTTGTGAAATTTAAAACTCATGATAATAATTActtcctccatttcaatttatgtgaatccatttgATGGTGTatgacatttaagaaagaaagtggCTTTTAAAACTttgtaattaaaataaagtcaatatttatgtatttgggaatcatttcataaagtgaatttgttttttcaaattaggaaaaatatcattcattttgatacgaatt
This portion of the Lycium ferocissimum isolate CSIRO_LF1 chromosome 1, AGI_CSIRO_Lferr_CH_V1, whole genome shotgun sequence genome encodes:
- the LOC132048714 gene encoding momilactone A synthase-like, with amino-acid sequence MLRMASRFRGITSRSLRLLQPFNKEFSTHIERKLEGKVALITGAASGIGKETATKFINNGAKVIIADVQKQLGQETASELGPNASFVVCDVTKESDVSNAVDFAVSSHGQLDVMYNNAGIACRTPRNIADLDLDAFDRVLAINVRGMVAGIKHAARVMIPRKTGSILCTASVTGVMGGLAQPTYSTTKSCVIGMMRSVTAELCQNGIRINCISPFAIATPFYIDEMKAYYPGVDHEGLVKMLYRASELKGAYCEPIDVANAALFLASDDAKYVSGQNLVIDGGFTSYKSLNFPMSDQE